Below is a genomic region from Triticum dicoccoides isolate Atlit2015 ecotype Zavitan chromosome 5A, WEW_v2.0, whole genome shotgun sequence.
GGATTGCTGCATCACCGACGAACACGACCGACCGACCGACTGAAAGATAACACATGTTGTTTCTTCCTCGCGTAACCAGCTCTAATTAACCCCGGACAGAGCGACACTCGAGCTCGCGATCAAAAACACCACAGGACCGAACGACACACACGACTCAAGACTGACTGACAcaggaacacgacgacgacgacacTGAAGATAACTTGCTGACGAAGACGACGAGATGGTAGATAGATCGATAACTGGAGGGCCGCGCCGCTCAGTTCCTCCACTGGCCGCCGGAGTCGCCGCCGCGCTGGCCGccgtagccgccaccgccgccgccgtagccaccgccgccgccgccgtagccgccgcCACCACGCTGGCCGCCGTAGCCACCACCGCCCTGGccgtagccgccaccgccgccctggccgtagccgccgccgccctggccgccgtagccgccaccgccgccgccgtagcctccgccaccgccgcgctggccgccgtagccgccgccgccgcccccaccgccgGAGCGGCGGGACTGGGCCTCGTTGACGGTGAT
It encodes:
- the LOC119298809 gene encoding glycine-rich RNA-binding protein blt801-like, with translation MAETEYRCFVGGLAWATDDNNLQQAFSQYGEILDAKIINDRETGRSRGFGFVTFGSEESMRQAIEEMNGKELDGRNITVNEAQSRRSGGGGGGGGYGGQRGGGGGYGGGGGGYGGQGGGGYGQGGGGGYGQGGGGYGGQRGGGGYGGGGGGYGGGGGGYGGQRGGDSGGQWRN